A region of Leifsonia xyli DNA encodes the following proteins:
- a CDS encoding amine oxidase, producing the protein MTSERTDVVVVGAGVAGLAAASRLVTAGLGVVVLEARDRIGGRVWTDRRFGTPVDLGASWIHGITDNPVWEAVQTSGIRTREFTVGSYQPGGRPIAYFSPAGARLTEDEVAAFVTDVSTATAALERLVATLEPGVPYAAAVEQALGALRWPPERAQRVREFLGHRAEEQYGVSAARLDAHGLDDDAIEGDEVVFPDGYDQLTRMLAEGVDVRLGSEVSSVAWSEAGAEVAAGTVVLSAPQVIVTVPVGVLKAGGISFDPPLPEPVAGAIDRLEMNRFEKVVLRFPHRFWPEGVYAIRRQGPAAAWWHSWYDITGPDGAPTLLTFAAADCAEQTASWQDDRTIGDVLDALREVFGSAVPEPTGSVVTRWQLDPYSCGSYAYLPVGARRQDHDDLAEPIGGGVLQLAGEATWTDDPATVTAALESGRRAAERILARRR; encoded by the coding sequence GTGACTTCGGAGCGGACGGATGTGGTCGTGGTCGGCGCGGGCGTCGCGGGGCTTGCCGCCGCATCCCGACTGGTGACAGCGGGGCTCGGTGTCGTCGTACTCGAGGCGCGGGACCGCATCGGCGGGCGCGTCTGGACCGACCGACGCTTCGGGACGCCGGTCGACCTCGGCGCGTCGTGGATCCACGGCATCACCGACAACCCGGTGTGGGAGGCGGTGCAGACCTCCGGCATCCGCACGCGCGAGTTCACCGTGGGGAGCTACCAGCCCGGCGGGCGCCCGATCGCCTACTTCTCGCCGGCCGGGGCACGGCTCACCGAGGACGAGGTGGCGGCGTTCGTCACCGACGTGTCGACCGCGACGGCGGCGCTCGAGCGCCTGGTCGCGACGCTCGAGCCCGGTGTGCCGTACGCGGCGGCGGTCGAGCAGGCCCTGGGAGCGCTTCGGTGGCCGCCGGAGCGGGCGCAGCGGGTGCGGGAGTTCCTGGGACACCGAGCAGAGGAGCAGTACGGTGTCTCGGCGGCGCGGCTCGACGCGCACGGGCTCGACGACGACGCCATCGAGGGCGACGAGGTCGTGTTCCCCGACGGGTACGACCAGCTCACGCGGATGCTGGCCGAGGGGGTGGATGTGCGGCTCGGCTCGGAGGTGTCGTCGGTCGCGTGGTCGGAGGCCGGCGCGGAGGTGGCGGCGGGGACGGTTGTGCTGTCGGCGCCACAGGTGATCGTGACCGTCCCGGTGGGCGTGCTCAAAGCCGGTGGCATCTCTTTCGACCCGCCGCTCCCCGAGCCCGTCGCAGGTGCGATCGACCGGCTGGAGATGAACCGATTCGAGAAGGTGGTGCTGCGCTTCCCGCACCGGTTCTGGCCGGAGGGCGTCTACGCGATCCGCCGACAGGGGCCGGCGGCCGCGTGGTGGCACTCCTGGTACGACATCACCGGCCCGGACGGCGCGCCGACCCTACTGACCTTCGCCGCGGCCGACTGTGCAGAGCAGACCGCGTCGTGGCAGGATGACCGGACCATCGGCGACGTGCTGGATGCGCTTCGCGAGGTCTTCGGCTCGGCGGTGCCGGAACCGACCGGCAGCGTGGTGACGCGCTGGCAGCTCGACCCGTACTCGTGCGGCTCGTACGCCTACCTCCCCGTCGGCGCACGGCGCCAGGACCACGACGACCTCGCCGAACCCATCGGGGGCGGTGTCCTGCAGCTCGCGGGCGAGGCCACCTGGACGGACGACCCCGCCACGGTCACGGCCGCCCTCGAGTCCGGACGGCGTGCCGCCGAGCGCATCCTGGCACGACGGCGCTGA
- a CDS encoding AsnC family transcriptional regulator, giving the protein MDIDTIDRKIIDQLRIDGRRSFAVIGRNVGLSEPSVRARYRRLSKAGIVQVVGMPDAPKLGEIEVHIAIRIRGVGVSAVAKQLAAVPEIKFVASAVGAFDLIADLRCDDVVHLSTILNERVRRVNGVQHVETMTVLEVMKDSYLWAGFREDPAPVDEAIIKRRTQRAPLPKL; this is encoded by the coding sequence ATGGACATCGACACCATCGACCGCAAGATCATCGATCAACTGCGCATCGACGGGCGCCGGTCGTTCGCGGTCATCGGACGGAACGTCGGCTTGTCCGAGCCGAGCGTCCGCGCGCGCTACCGGAGGCTGTCGAAGGCCGGCATCGTGCAGGTCGTGGGGATGCCGGACGCGCCGAAGCTGGGCGAGATCGAGGTCCACATCGCCATCCGCATCCGCGGGGTGGGCGTCTCGGCGGTCGCCAAGCAGCTCGCCGCGGTTCCCGAGATCAAGTTCGTCGCGAGCGCCGTGGGTGCGTTCGACCTCATCGCCGACCTCCGCTGCGACGACGTCGTCCACCTGTCCACCATCCTGAACGAGCGGGTACGACGGGTGAACGGCGTGCAGCACGTCGAGACGATGACCGTCCTCGAAGTGATGAAGGACTCCTACCTCTGGGCGGGCTTCCGTGAAGACCCGGCCCCCGTCGACGAGGCCATCATCAAGCGCCGGACGCAGCGCGCGCCGCTGCCGAAGCTCTGA
- a CDS encoding META domain-containing protein — translation MSTRSARAGFAIAAVTALLLLSGCSSSASSFAGDWGQVAAGQPSLTIRSDGSFSGSDGCNPLTGKGTFSGDTFTFGPFASTLKACEGVTPWLNLADTAKVDGDTLTVYRSGGTRIGTLQKR, via the coding sequence ATGAGCACCCGATCCGCCCGCGCGGGCTTCGCGATCGCTGCCGTTACGGCACTCCTCCTCCTTTCCGGATGCTCCTCATCCGCATCCTCCTTCGCCGGGGATTGGGGGCAGGTCGCGGCCGGGCAACCGTCGCTGACGATCCGGTCGGATGGGTCGTTCTCAGGCTCCGACGGGTGCAATCCGCTCACGGGCAAAGGGACGTTCTCCGGGGACACCTTCACGTTCGGGCCCTTCGCGTCCACGCTGAAGGCGTGCGAGGGGGTGACGCCGTGGCTCAACCTCGCCGACACGGCGAAAGTCGACGGGGACACGCTCACCGTCTATCGGTCGGGCGGCACGAGGATCGGCACGCTTCAGAAGCGCTGA